A stretch of DNA from Papio anubis isolate 15944 chromosome 4, Panubis1.0, whole genome shotgun sequence:
GCTGGCAATATGTctaatggtattttttttctttaaagaattaatgtaaatttaaaaaattcagtattgGGTTACCTTATTATTTCTTGTTTAGGGATTTAACTCTTTGTTGACTTACAAAATATAGAACTTACTTTGTCAGTCTGATACCATAGATGCATTGTGGATTCTGTGCATTTTTCAACATAACCGTTTTGGGATCGGTATGAAATGCAATCTCCAAATAAGTATGGCTTTAATTATAATGAAGCTGGCTTAAAGTATATTATAGAGcattgattaaataaaaattttatatttacctgGAAATTTTTCCTACTACTATTTGATCTTTCTATTCTCTCATTGagatacaaattaaaaagcaGTCTGTAGAGATTCATTCCAAATCtaaactttaaattaaaatactagTAGAAAATTAGTTTGTCTTTaggtagttatttattttttagttgtagAGTTAACTTATAGAGTGAAATGGATAAATGGATTTGCTAGATTATTGTGCACTTGTCTTGGCAATACTCATTCTAGAAATACTTTtgtgaaagtatttttcttataGACACTACTTTATTCATCTTAAGAAGCAAATGAATAGATTAGAAGAGCTATAATGAATCACTTCCTGATTGGTATAGATACCAGATTTGGTACTAAATTTGTAGCTAGATTTTAGAGTAGTAATACGTGGAACCCTAACCAGTGTTAGACAACTCTGTTACAATAGGATAGTTGATTGCCTATAGAGGGTGTAATTATTgtacaaggaaataaaattacctacggtttttaaataaatctgtatagtttttaatcatttgttttgGTAAAATTGTGTCATGTTAAGACGTGTAATAGGACTGAGTTTAGCAAATACTTCTACACATCATCCcatttatgtttatgtattttattacaaaTCTTTCATTTTCATAAGATGCTCAAATAGATTAGATTAGACTATTATGGATTAAGCTAATAGGAATGCtgttatgttttctaaaaaataccatttttggTTATGTAGTAAcatttttatgctgttttatCAATCTTGAGTTATGAGAATTTGAGTTGCCTTTGCTAGTCTAAAACGTTCAGACTAAATATGAAATATCATTATTTAGGACACTTAAgtgcttatatattttatattaagtgCATTTGAAGCAAAAGTGGTCCTTCAGATTATATATGTTCCTTAACATTTTTGTGTATCATGATGAGAAtttaaattaaaggaaattttagTTTAATACTAGTTTTTGTCTTTGTAGAATATTGAAAAGTAGATAATgctcttataaaaataaactggTAATATAATAGATTCTGAGAGGTtcatatatcttaaaatattagaGGACTAGAGCAGGCTAATTACTTCAgattaaaatgttgttttttcCTTAACAGACCTTCCTGATGTAAATGATAAACAAAGCCAAGCCATAAATGATCTCCTAGAAGCCATATATCCAAGTGTGGACAAACGAGAATATATTATTAAGCTAGAACCCATAGAAACTAATCAAAATGCAGTGTTTCAATATATTTCGAGGACTGATAATCCTATTGAAGTCACAGAGTCAAGCAGTACTCCTGAACAAACCGAAGTTCAAATACAGGAAGCTAGCACTGAACAGTCAAAAACAGTACCGGTTACAGATACAGAGGTGGAAACTGTAGAGCCCCCTCCTGTTGAGATTGTTACAGATGAAGTTGCACCTACATGTGATGAACAACCTCAGGAGTCTCAGGCTGACTTGGAAACTTCTGACAATTCTGATTTTGGTCACCAGTTGATATGTTGTCTTTGTAGAAAAGAATTCAATTCTAGACGAGGTGTTCGCCGTCACATTCGAAAAGTACACAAGAAAAAGATGGAAGAACTAAAAAAGTACATTGAAACACGAAAGAATCCAAACCAGTCCTCTAAAGGACACAGTAAGAATGTTCTAGTTCCATTAAGTAGGAGTTGTCCAGTATGTTGTAAATCATTTGCTACAAAAGCGAATGTAAGGAGgcattttgatgaagttcatAGAGGACTAAGGAGGGATTCAATTACTCCTGATATAGCAACAAAGCCTGGGCAACCTTTGTTCCTGGATTCTATTTCTCCTAAAAAATCTTTTAAGACTCGAAAACAAAAGTCGTCTTCAAAGGCTGAATACAATTTAACTGCATGCAAATGCCTCCTTTGCAAGAGGAAATATAGTTCACAAATAATGCTTAAAAGACATATGCAAATTGTCCACAAGATAACTCTTTCTGGAACAAACTCTAAAAGAGAGAAAGGCCCTAATAATACTGCCAACAGttcagaaataaaagttaaagttgAACCAGCAGATTCTGTAGAATCTTCACCCCCTTCCATTACCCATTCTCCACAGAATGAATT
This window harbors:
- the ZNF800 gene encoding zinc finger protein 800 isoform X3 — protein: MPLRDKYCQTDHHHHGCCEPGTKQLKHILLKDVDTIFECKLCRSLFRGLPNLITHKKFYCPPSLQMDDNLPDVNDKQSQAINDLLEAIYPSVDKREYIIKLEPIETNQNAVFQYISRTDNPIEVTESSSTPEQTEVQIQEASTEQSKTVPVTDTEVETVEPPPVEIVTDEVAPTCDEQPQESQADLETSDNSDFGHQLICCLCRKEFNSRRGVRRHIRKVHKKKMEELKKYIETRKNPNQSSKGHSKNVLVPLSRSCPVCCKSFATKANVRRHFDEVHRGLRRDSITPDIATKPGQPLFLDSISPKKSFKTRKQKSSSKAEYNLTACKCLLCKRKYSSQIMLKRHMQIVHKITLSGTNSKREKGPNNTANSSEIKVKVEPADSVESSPPSITHSPQNELKGTNHSNEKKNTPAAQKNKVKQDSESPKSTSPSAAGGQQKTRKPKLSAGFDFKQLYCKLCKRQFTSKQNLTKHIELHTDGNNIYVKFYKCPLCTYETRRKRDVIRHITVVHKKSSRYLGKITASLEIRAIKKPIDFVLNKVAKRGPSRDEAKHSDSKHDGTSNSPSKKYEVADVGIEVKVTKNFSLHRCNKCGKAFAKKTYLEHHKKTHKANASNSPEGNKTKGRSTRSKALVW